The genomic DNA CCAACTCGAAGGGCGAACACCTCACGATCCAGGATCCGATGTCGCTGTGCCGCTGCGGACAATCGAAGAACAAGCCGTTCTGCGACGGCTCGCACCGCACCGCCGGATTCAAAGACGACAAAAACTGACGAGATCTGTCATCCTGAACGAAGTGAAGGATCTCTCGGGTCGGCTGCAAGCAGCCGACACCGCTATACACATTCTGTACATTACTACCTACTAGGCGGGACGCTCCCGCGTCCCGCACACCACCGGCATTGCGAACACGGATGAACAGGAGACTCTGAATGGGAGCGCGTGAAGTACTGCAGACGATTCATGGATGGATGGCCCGGCTGCGGCGGGCGATCATGGCAAATCGGCTCAAGGCCGGAGCGCTGGCGGCGGTCGCCGGACTCGTGGCTGCAAGCCTTCTGATCCTGATCGTAGAAGCGGTGGGACATCTCTCCGGCGCGGCCCGCGGCGTACTGCTCGCGCTGTGGGGAGTTGCCGCGCTTGCCGCGCTCGGCGTGGGCGTCGTCTGGCCGGTGCTGCGCTACACGGTGTTCGCTCCCGACGACAAAAAGCTCGCTGGAGACTATGCGCGACGAATGCCCGGTGTGCGCGACCGCGTGCTGAACGCCTTGCAGCTTCTC from bacterium includes the following:
- a CDS encoding CDGSH iron-sulfur domain-containing protein, yielding MGDPKPLITIKKDGPYVVSGVRDLTNSKGEHLTIQDPMSLCRCGQSKNKPFCDGSHRTAGFKDDKN